The following coding sequences lie in one Photobacterium sp. CCB-ST2H9 genomic window:
- the thrS gene encoding threonine--tRNA ligase: MKSHREIAEQLDLFHSEPQGPGMIFWHPNGWRLFQSIQDHIRNLYQSHGFQEVRTPQFLKKDLWQTSGHLSMFGENMFFGGDQENELDYALKPMSCPAHILLFKRGVHSYRDLPVKLFEFGLVHRNESSGSLNGCLRLRQFTQDDAHVFCAWSQAKDEVCQFLKRAQLVYSQYGYQQLSVKISTRPEAALGHEALWQQAEQILMEGCQAQSLDYELQVGEGAFYGPKIELALTDNVGREWQCGTIQLDFNLPERFDIAYANAEGERERPVILHQAMYGSIERWLGMLLEVTQGALPEWIHPVPVAVATVGEIADEYAGSLVALIESAGLHVIADHSHNSVARKIKRFHKMKIPNILIVGEKEIETAQVALRRGKQVTAIETSKLVEALLAFQKTA; the protein is encoded by the coding sequence ATGAAATCACATCGCGAAATTGCAGAACAACTTGACCTGTTTCATTCTGAGCCACAAGGTCCGGGTATGATCTTCTGGCATCCGAACGGCTGGCGTTTATTTCAAAGCATTCAGGATCACATCCGGAATCTTTATCAATCCCATGGGTTTCAGGAAGTGCGGACACCTCAGTTTCTGAAAAAGGATTTGTGGCAGACTTCTGGTCACTTGTCGATGTTTGGCGAGAATATGTTTTTCGGCGGTGATCAGGAAAATGAGCTGGATTATGCTCTGAAACCGATGTCCTGTCCGGCGCACATTTTGCTGTTCAAACGCGGGGTACACAGCTATCGCGATCTGCCGGTGAAGTTGTTTGAGTTCGGACTGGTTCACCGGAATGAATCGTCCGGCTCGCTGAATGGTTGTCTGCGTCTGCGGCAGTTTACTCAGGATGATGCGCATGTGTTCTGTGCCTGGTCGCAGGCCAAAGATGAGGTCTGCCAATTTCTGAAACGCGCCCAGCTCGTCTACAGCCAGTATGGGTATCAGCAGTTATCCGTCAAAATCTCCACTCGGCCGGAAGCGGCATTGGGCCATGAAGCGCTGTGGCAACAGGCAGAACAAATTCTGATGGAGGGCTGTCAGGCTCAATCACTGGATTATGAATTACAGGTGGGTGAAGGCGCATTCTATGGTCCCAAGATTGAACTGGCTTTGACAGATAATGTTGGCCGGGAATGGCAATGCGGCACAATTCAGCTCGACTTTAATCTGCCCGAACGGTTCGATATTGCTTACGCAAATGCTGAAGGTGAAAGAGAACGCCCGGTAATTCTCCATCAGGCTATGTACGGCTCTATTGAACGCTGGCTTGGCATGTTGCTGGAAGTGACTCAGGGCGCATTGCCGGAATGGATTCACCCGGTGCCGGTCGCAGTGGCGACAGTCGGTGAAATTGCAGATGAATATGCAGGTTCGCTGGTGGCGCTGATTGAATCTGCGGGTCTGCACGTCATCGCTGATCACAGTCACAACAGTGTTGCCCGTAAGATTAAACGATTTCATAAGATGAAAATCCCCAACATTCTGATTGTCGGAGAAAAGGAAATCGAGACAGCACAAGTCGCGCTTCGGCGTGGTAAACAAGTGACAGCGATAGAGACATCTAAGTTAGTGGAAGCACTGTTGGCCTTCCAGAAAACTGCTTGA